One window of Brachybacterium ginsengisoli genomic DNA carries:
- a CDS encoding benzoate/H(+) symporter BenE family transporter, with translation MLRPLSAGIVSGLVAFTSSFVVVLTGLQAVGASPDQAASGLLAVSIAMGLASILLASWTRLPITIAWSTPGAALLATTGAVAGGWPAAVGAFLVVGVLIVLTGLVRPLGRLMARIPTSIAQAMLAGVLLQLCLGPVLGLAANPLAVAPVVVVWALAQRLAPRWASPLAFVAAAVVIAAALIRGGTGAGTGSLLPVLELTAPELGVGAVLGIALPLYLVTMASQNVPGVAVMTSLGYEVPWRRTMVVTGLGTLAVAPVGGHGINLAAITAALAAGPEAGEDRSRRWIASVTSGVVLVLLGLGAPACAHLVGLAPEGVVPAVAGLALISTFVVSLRAALAEQAEQLPAGVTVLIAASGIAVGGISAAFWALLAGLALRALLRPRRRRTV, from the coding sequence ATGCTCCGCCCCCTCTCCGCCGGGATCGTCTCCGGACTGGTCGCCTTCACCAGCTCCTTCGTCGTGGTGCTGACCGGTCTGCAGGCTGTGGGAGCCTCCCCGGACCAGGCCGCGAGCGGCCTGCTGGCCGTGAGCATCGCGATGGGCCTCGCCTCGATCCTGCTCGCCTCCTGGACCCGTCTGCCGATCACGATCGCCTGGTCCACCCCCGGCGCCGCCCTGCTCGCCACGACCGGCGCGGTCGCGGGCGGCTGGCCCGCGGCGGTCGGGGCCTTCCTCGTGGTGGGCGTCCTCATCGTGCTGACGGGGCTGGTGCGTCCGCTGGGACGGCTGATGGCCCGCATCCCCACGTCGATCGCGCAGGCCATGCTCGCCGGCGTGCTGCTGCAGCTGTGCCTGGGCCCGGTGCTCGGGCTCGCCGCGAATCCGCTCGCGGTGGCGCCGGTGGTCGTGGTGTGGGCGCTCGCCCAGCGCCTCGCCCCGCGCTGGGCCTCGCCCCTGGCCTTCGTGGCCGCGGCCGTGGTGATCGCGGCGGCGCTGATCCGGGGTGGGACGGGCGCCGGGACGGGTTCCCTGCTGCCGGTCCTCGAGCTGACCGCTCCGGAGCTCGGGGTGGGAGCCGTGCTGGGAATCGCCCTGCCGCTCTACCTGGTGACGATGGCGTCGCAGAACGTGCCCGGCGTCGCCGTGATGACCTCCCTCGGCTACGAGGTGCCCTGGCGGCGCACGATGGTCGTGACAGGGCTGGGGACCCTCGCTGTCGCTCCGGTGGGCGGGCACGGGATCAACCTCGCCGCGATCACGGCGGCCCTGGCCGCGGGCCCCGAGGCCGGGGAGGATCGCTCACGGCGCTGGATCGCGAGCGTCACCTCCGGGGTGGTGCTGGTGCTGCTGGGCCTCGGGGCGCCGGCCTGCGCGCACCTCGTCGGCCTCGCCCCGGAGGGCGTGGTGCCGGCCGTCGCCGGACTGGCGCTGATCAGCACGTTCGTGGTGTCGCTGCGCGCCGCGCTCGCAGAGCAGGCCGAGCAGCTGCCGGCCGGGGTCACCGTGCTGATCGCCGCGTCCGGCATCGCCGTGGGCGGGATCAGCGCCGCGTTCTGGGCGCTGCTGGCCGGTCTCGCCCTGCGGGCGCTGCTGCGCCCGCGCCGCCGTCGCACGGTGTAG
- a CDS encoding DoxX family protein: MNVMLWILAYLLAAVFAASGVAKLLTAREQQIDRTPYVEDFPQSVIRGIGVLEILGAIGLVLPALLDVATLLVPMAGAGLGITMVFAALVHIRRGDGFAAALPSIVLATLAVLFAWTRFGPYPL, from the coding sequence ATGAACGTGATGCTGTGGATCCTGGCCTATCTGCTGGCGGCGGTGTTCGCCGCCTCGGGCGTCGCGAAGCTCCTCACCGCCCGTGAGCAGCAGATCGACCGCACCCCCTATGTCGAGGACTTCCCCCAGTCCGTGATCCGAGGGATCGGGGTGCTGGAGATCCTCGGCGCGATCGGGCTGGTCCTGCCCGCGCTCCTCGACGTCGCGACCCTGCTCGTGCCGATGGCGGGAGCGGGGCTCGGGATCACCATGGTCTTCGCCGCCCTCGTGCACATCCGTCGCGGCGACGGGTTCGCAGCCGCGCTGCCGTCGATCGTGCTCGCGACCCTGGCGGTGCTCTTCGCCTGGACGCGGTTCGGGCCCTACCCCCTGTGA
- a CDS encoding squalene cyclase, producing MAPTDVISWLLDTDPALRWQVERDLLDAPEEQWQATRARVATEGYGADLLSHQDPETGLWAGGAFFPAGFLEDPESRTLPGQPWTATTWSLTMLREWGMDPAPLIARDTAGKLARNAHWEFDASLPYWGGEVDVCINAMTLSNGLWLGAEVGPLVDWFVEHRMDEGGWNCEWENGSTRASFHSTLNALRALDDHERITGGNDATREVRRAGEEYLLQRNLTRRVTTGEIVGPWVDHFLYPPRHIYTALRALDRFRAVGRRDPRMEEAVTMVQDAQQADGTWLQQHVLPGAVWFEVDVGVGQPSPWLTMQALRVLRWWNEG from the coding sequence ATGGCACCGACCGACGTGATCTCCTGGCTCCTGGACACCGACCCCGCCCTGCGATGGCAGGTCGAGCGCGACCTGCTCGACGCCCCCGAGGAGCAGTGGCAGGCCACGCGCGCCCGGGTCGCGACGGAGGGCTATGGCGCCGATCTGCTGTCCCACCAGGATCCGGAGACGGGGCTCTGGGCCGGGGGCGCCTTCTTCCCGGCCGGCTTCCTCGAGGATCCCGAGAGCCGGACCCTGCCGGGCCAGCCCTGGACCGCGACGACCTGGTCCCTGACCATGCTGCGCGAATGGGGGATGGACCCTGCACCGCTCATCGCCCGGGACACGGCCGGGAAGCTCGCCCGGAACGCCCACTGGGAGTTCGATGCCTCCCTGCCGTACTGGGGCGGCGAGGTGGACGTCTGCATCAACGCGATGACGCTGTCCAACGGGCTCTGGCTCGGCGCCGAGGTGGGGCCGCTGGTCGACTGGTTCGTCGAGCACCGGATGGACGAGGGCGGCTGGAACTGCGAGTGGGAGAACGGCTCGACGCGCGCGAGCTTCCACTCCACCCTCAACGCGCTGCGGGCCCTGGATGATCACGAGCGGATCACCGGTGGCAACGACGCCACCCGGGAGGTCCGGCGCGCGGGGGAGGAGTACCTCCTGCAGCGGAACCTGACCCGTCGGGTCACGACCGGCGAGATCGTCGGCCCCTGGGTGGACCACTTCCTGTACCCGCCCCGGCACATCTACACCGCACTGCGCGCGCTGGACCGCTTCCGCGCCGTCGGTCGCCGCGATCCGCGGATGGAGGAGGCCGTCACGATGGTGCAGGACGCCCAGCAGGCCGACGGCACCTGGCTCCAGCAGCACGTGCTGCCCGGTGCGGTGTGGTTCGAGGTCGATGTGGGCGTCGGCCAGCCGTCCCCCTGGCTCACGATGCAGGCGCTGCGCGTGCTGCGGTGGTGGAACGAGGGATGA
- a CDS encoding NYN domain-containing protein gives MAENQDPRVAVYLDFDNIVMSWYDRVHGRQSYSRDRHRIAEDPTEPEIAERLAKATVDVGAVIDYAASFGALTLTRAYADWSSPVNAIYRTQLVARAVDLVQLFPAAAYAKNGADIRLAVDTVEDLYLMPDLTHVVIVAGDSDYVPLAQRCRRLGRYVIAMGVAGSTAKSLAAACDEFESYENLPGVERPAAPARSRSRRSGGAAEAPATAAAAETPAEGERTTTRTRSRRSADAEAKARAAQRAADEAAEAADAAEDEDDETAEDPREAATRLLQRALQLGDRGDSEWLHASAVKSHMRRMDPSFSEKSIGFKSFNDFLKGNAEIAELEESGHERLVRARD, from the coding sequence ATGGCAGAGAACCAGGATCCCCGCGTCGCCGTCTACCTCGACTTCGACAACATCGTCATGTCCTGGTATGACCGGGTCCACGGGCGGCAGTCGTACAGCCGGGACCGTCACCGCATCGCCGAGGACCCGACCGAGCCCGAGATCGCCGAGCGCCTCGCCAAGGCCACCGTCGACGTGGGCGCGGTCATCGACTACGCCGCCTCCTTCGGCGCGCTGACCCTCACCCGGGCCTACGCGGACTGGTCCTCGCCGGTCAACGCCATCTACCGCACCCAGCTCGTGGCCCGCGCCGTGGACCTCGTGCAGCTCTTCCCCGCCGCCGCCTACGCGAAGAACGGTGCGGACATCCGCCTGGCCGTCGACACCGTCGAGGATCTGTACCTGATGCCCGACCTCACCCACGTGGTGATCGTCGCCGGGGACAGCGACTACGTGCCCCTGGCCCAGCGCTGCCGCCGCCTGGGCCGCTACGTGATCGCGATGGGCGTCGCCGGCTCCACCGCGAAGTCGCTCGCCGCCGCCTGCGACGAGTTCGAGTCCTACGAGAACCTCCCGGGCGTCGAGCGCCCCGCGGCCCCCGCCCGCAGCCGCTCGCGACGATCCGGCGGCGCGGCCGAGGCACCGGCGACCGCCGCGGCTGCGGAGACCCCGGCCGAGGGCGAACGGACCACCACCCGGACCCGCAGCCGACGCTCGGCCGATGCCGAGGCGAAGGCCCGGGCAGCGCAGCGCGCCGCCGACGAGGCGGCCGAGGCCGCCGATGCGGCGGAGGACGAGGACGACGAGACCGCCGAGGACCCCCGCGAGGCGGCGACGCGCCTCCTGCAGCGCGCCCTCCAGCTCGGCGACCGCGGGGACAGCGAGTGGCTGCACGCCTCCGCGGTGAAGTCCCACATGCGCCGGATGGACCCGTCCTTCAGCGAGAAGTCGATCGGCTTCAAGTCCTTCAACGACTTCCTCAAGGGCAACGCGGAGATCGCCGAGCTCGAGGAGAGCGGCCACGAGCGACTGGTCCGGGCGCGCGACTGA
- a CDS encoding ABC transporter ATP-binding protein, which yields MTATENGPRLAIEELDVRFATDGGEVHAVDGVSLEVAPGEILAIVGESGSGKSVTARSVLGLLPETAEASGAVIVSGTDLVGLSGARLRALRGEDVSMIFQEPSSALNPVFPIWWQLGEGLRAHRPKITRKEIRAEAVAALESVGIPDAAERIDRFPHEFSGGQKQRIMIAMALSLGAELIVADEPTTALDVTVQAEILALLRQIRETRGTSIIIITHNMGVVADLADSVAVMYHGRIIERAGVQELFSAPREEYTRKLLAAVPHLGRNSAWTALDPAQQAALEEAEPVVVAEDLVIEYPGRLGKPPFRAVKGVDFRIRAGEVYGLVGESGSGKTTIGRAIAGLERTTGGSLSVLGHEMNGMREKAFKPLRRRIGFVFQDPATSFNPHLTIEQCIAEPLVVHEPTMSPGERGKRVRSLLESVELPGGYAERYPHELSGGQRQRISLARALVLDPELLIADEPTSALDVSVQATVLELFRELQSRLGFAALFISHDLAVVDSLAHRIGVLFRGDLVEDGHGPDVLQRPEHEYTRKLIASLPVPDPVEQAARREAFQRGWGKGAQG from the coding sequence ATGACCGCGACCGAGAACGGCCCCCGCCTGGCGATCGAGGAGCTCGACGTCCGCTTCGCGACCGACGGCGGGGAGGTGCACGCGGTCGACGGGGTGAGCCTCGAGGTCGCCCCCGGCGAGATCCTCGCGATCGTGGGGGAGTCCGGCTCCGGCAAGTCGGTCACGGCACGTTCCGTGCTGGGGCTGCTGCCCGAGACCGCGGAGGCCTCCGGGGCGGTGATCGTCTCCGGCACCGACCTCGTGGGCCTGTCCGGGGCGCGGCTGCGCGCCCTGCGCGGCGAGGACGTCTCGATGATCTTCCAGGAGCCCTCGAGCGCCCTGAACCCGGTGTTCCCCATCTGGTGGCAGCTCGGCGAGGGTCTGCGCGCCCATCGTCCGAAGATCACCCGGAAGGAGATCCGGGCGGAGGCGGTGGCGGCGCTCGAGTCGGTCGGGATCCCCGACGCCGCCGAGCGCATCGACCGCTTCCCCCACGAGTTCTCCGGCGGGCAGAAGCAGCGCATCATGATCGCGATGGCGCTCTCGCTGGGCGCGGAGCTGATCGTCGCCGACGAGCCGACCACCGCGCTCGACGTCACGGTGCAGGCGGAGATCCTCGCGCTGCTGCGCCAGATCCGCGAGACCCGCGGCACCTCGATCATCATCATCACCCACAACATGGGTGTGGTCGCGGACCTCGCGGACTCCGTCGCCGTGATGTACCACGGGCGGATCATCGAGCGGGCCGGGGTGCAGGAGCTGTTCAGCGCCCCTCGCGAGGAGTACACGAGGAAGCTGCTCGCGGCCGTCCCGCACCTGGGCCGGAACTCCGCCTGGACCGCCCTCGACCCTGCCCAGCAGGCCGCTCTCGAGGAGGCCGAGCCCGTCGTCGTGGCGGAGGACCTCGTCATCGAGTACCCGGGCCGCCTCGGCAAGCCGCCGTTCCGCGCGGTCAAGGGCGTGGACTTCCGGATCCGCGCCGGCGAGGTCTACGGGCTGGTGGGGGAGTCGGGATCCGGCAAGACCACGATCGGTCGCGCCATCGCGGGCCTCGAGCGCACCACCGGCGGGAGCCTGTCGGTGCTGGGGCACGAGATGAACGGCATGCGGGAGAAGGCCTTCAAGCCCCTGCGCCGACGGATCGGCTTCGTCTTCCAGGACCCGGCCACCTCCTTCAACCCGCACCTGACCATCGAGCAGTGCATCGCGGAGCCGCTGGTCGTCCACGAGCCGACGATGAGCCCCGGCGAGCGGGGGAAGCGTGTGCGCTCCCTCCTGGAGTCCGTCGAGCTGCCCGGCGGCTACGCCGAGAGGTACCCGCACGAGCTCTCCGGCGGGCAGCGCCAGCGCATCTCCCTGGCGCGGGCGCTGGTGCTCGATCCCGAGCTGCTGATCGCCGACGAGCCGACCAGCGCCCTGGACGTCTCTGTGCAGGCGACCGTGCTGGAGCTGTTCCGCGAGCTGCAGTCGCGGCTCGGCTTCGCGGCCCTGTTCATCAGCCACGACCTCGCAGTGGTGGACTCCCTCGCCCACCGCATCGGTGTGCTGTTCCGCGGCGACCTCGTCGAGGACGGCCACGGCCCGGACGTGCTGCAGCGGCCCGAGCACGAGTACACGCGCAAGCTGATCGCGTCCCTGCCCGTCCCGGATCCCGTCGAGCAGGCCGCCCGGCGCGAGGCGTTCCAGCGCGGCTGGGGGAAGGGCGCCCAGGGGTGA
- a CDS encoding ABC transporter permease produces MTSALETEVQDAPRRPRKRASGGGLGRYILIRFLLIIPTIFILMTMVFFLMRITGDPLTAALGGRLTPAELAERSAAAGYDRPLIVQYLDYLGGVLRGDFGTTYTDNTPVSEVLTTYGAATFELVLYSLVVALLLGVPLGMIAARTRDRWPDAVLRIIAILGYATPVFFVGLLLKLVFSVGLGWLPVAGRLSTSGQITMSSILNPTPFYLLDALRLGNTELLRDVVEHAILPAVALGILTGGIFLRLVRTNMIGTLEMQYIESARSRGVAESRLTTRHGLRPALIPIITVMGMQIALMLGGAVLTETTFEWNGLGYMLAEYMKARDYVAVQGIVMMLAVIVAVSNFVVDVIAALIDPRVRY; encoded by the coding sequence GTGACCTCCGCGCTCGAGACCGAGGTCCAGGACGCCCCCCGACGCCCGCGCAAGCGGGCCTCGGGCGGCGGCCTGGGCCGCTACATCCTGATCCGCTTCCTGCTCATCATCCCCACCATCTTCATCCTGATGACGATGGTGTTCTTCCTGATGCGGATCACCGGCGACCCCCTCACCGCCGCCCTCGGCGGCCGGCTCACCCCCGCCGAGCTCGCGGAGCGCAGTGCGGCGGCCGGCTACGACCGGCCGCTGATCGTCCAGTACCTCGACTACCTCGGCGGCGTGCTGCGTGGGGACTTCGGCACCACCTACACCGACAACACCCCCGTCTCCGAGGTGCTGACCACCTACGGGGCGGCGACCTTCGAGCTGGTCCTGTACTCGCTGGTGGTGGCGCTGCTGCTGGGCGTCCCGCTGGGCATGATCGCCGCCCGGACCCGGGATCGCTGGCCCGACGCCGTGCTGCGGATCATCGCGATCCTCGGCTACGCGACCCCGGTGTTCTTCGTGGGCCTGCTGCTCAAGCTGGTGTTCTCCGTGGGGCTGGGCTGGCTGCCGGTCGCCGGACGGCTGTCCACGAGCGGCCAGATCACCATGAGCTCGATCCTGAACCCCACGCCGTTCTACCTGCTGGACGCGCTGCGGCTGGGGAACACCGAGCTGCTGCGCGATGTGGTCGAGCACGCGATCCTGCCCGCCGTGGCGCTGGGCATCCTCACCGGAGGCATCTTCCTGCGCCTGGTGCGCACGAACATGATCGGGACCCTGGAGATGCAGTACATCGAGTCCGCCCGATCCCGCGGTGTCGCGGAGAGCCGGCTGACCACCCGGCACGGGCTGCGCCCGGCGCTGATCCCGATCATCACCGTGATGGGCATGCAGATCGCGCTGATGCTCGGCGGCGCCGTGCTCACCGAGACCACCTTCGAGTGGAACGGACTGGGATACATGCTGGCCGAATACATGAAGGCCCGCGACTACGTCGCCGTGCAGGGCATCGTCATGATGCTCGCCGTGATCGTCGCGGTCTCCAACTTCGTGGTCGACGTGATCGCCGCGCTGATCGACCCGAGAGTGAGGTACTGA
- a CDS encoding ABC transporter substrate-binding protein, with translation MFDAAFTPKRRAVLLSMAGVPVLLSACAKTTDGGGDGGSDGGGGGGTLTVGTTDKVTALDPAAAYDNGSSTVWTQCYAYLLNTSIGSEDGRPEPDLAESADFTSDTVFTVKLQEGLTFANGHDLTSEDVKHSFDRQLKIADPNGPSSLLGNLDKVEVVDDLTVEFHLKEPDDQTFPYVLTSPVGPIVDAEVFPADAVLPDNEIVDAKAFSGAYTITSWKLNELVTFEAFADYKGLFGAPATKSVAMTYYADQNNMKLEIQEGAIDCVWRSLSATDIADLQKDDGIAVHEGPGGEIRYIVFNFDTNPYGAKTDDADPAKAKAVRQAAADLLDRAAISETVYNGTYTPLYSYIPEGLPGSGKQFQDLYGDGSGGPDAARAKKRLEDAGVEIPVKLSLQYNPDHYGASSGDEYAAVKSQLEADGLFAVDLKSTEWVQYSKDRTTDVYPAYQLGWFPDYSDADNYLSPFFATENFLVNHFTDKKVDELIAQQRGTQDEAQREALFVEIQDLVAEQVSTLPLLQGAQIAVSGADVQGVTLDSSFKFRISPISK, from the coding sequence ATGTTCGATGCAGCCTTCACCCCCAAGCGCCGCGCCGTGCTGCTCTCGATGGCCGGAGTCCCCGTGCTCCTGTCCGCCTGCGCGAAGACCACCGACGGCGGCGGCGACGGCGGCTCCGACGGCGGAGGCGGTGGCGGCACCCTGACCGTCGGCACCACCGACAAGGTCACGGCCCTGGACCCCGCGGCCGCGTACGACAACGGCTCCTCCACCGTGTGGACCCAGTGCTACGCGTACCTGCTGAACACCTCGATCGGCTCCGAGGACGGCCGCCCCGAGCCCGACCTCGCCGAGTCCGCCGACTTCACGAGCGACACGGTCTTCACCGTGAAGCTCCAGGAGGGGCTCACCTTCGCCAACGGCCACGACCTGACCTCGGAGGACGTCAAGCACTCCTTCGACCGTCAGCTCAAGATCGCCGACCCCAACGGCCCCTCGAGCCTGCTGGGCAACCTCGACAAGGTCGAGGTCGTCGACGACCTCACCGTCGAGTTCCACCTCAAGGAGCCCGACGACCAGACCTTCCCGTACGTGCTGACCAGCCCCGTCGGTCCGATCGTCGACGCCGAGGTGTTCCCGGCCGACGCCGTGCTGCCCGACAACGAGATCGTCGATGCGAAGGCCTTCTCCGGCGCGTACACGATCACCAGCTGGAAGCTCAACGAGCTGGTCACCTTCGAGGCCTTCGCGGACTACAAGGGCCTGTTCGGCGCCCCGGCCACCAAGAGCGTGGCGATGACCTACTACGCCGACCAGAACAACATGAAGCTGGAGATCCAGGAGGGCGCGATCGACTGCGTGTGGCGCTCGCTCTCGGCCACGGACATCGCCGACCTGCAGAAGGACGACGGCATCGCGGTCCACGAGGGTCCCGGCGGCGAGATCCGCTACATCGTGTTCAACTTCGACACCAACCCCTACGGCGCCAAGACCGACGACGCAGATCCCGCGAAGGCGAAGGCCGTGCGCCAGGCCGCCGCGGACCTGCTGGATCGTGCGGCGATCTCGGAGACGGTCTACAACGGCACCTACACCCCGCTGTACTCCTACATCCCCGAGGGCCTGCCGGGATCGGGCAAGCAGTTCCAGGACCTCTACGGCGACGGCTCGGGCGGCCCGGACGCGGCGCGTGCGAAGAAGCGGCTCGAGGACGCCGGGGTCGAGATCCCGGTGAAGCTCAGCCTCCAGTACAACCCCGACCACTACGGCGCCTCCTCGGGTGATGAGTACGCCGCCGTGAAGAGCCAGCTCGAGGCCGACGGCCTGTTCGCCGTGGATCTGAAGTCCACGGAGTGGGTCCAGTACTCCAAGGACCGCACCACGGACGTCTACCCCGCCTACCAGCTGGGCTGGTTCCCGGACTACTCGGACGCGGACAACTACCTCTCCCCGTTCTTCGCGACCGAGAACTTCCTGGTCAACCACTTCACGGACAAGAAGGTCGACGAGCTGATCGCCCAGCAGCGCGGCACCCAGGACGAGGCGCAGCGCGAGGCGCTGTTCGTCGAGATCCAGGACCTCGTCGCCGAGCAGGTCTCCACGCTGCCGCTGCTCCAGGGCGCGCAGATCGCGGTCTCCGGCGCGGACGTCCAGGGCGTCACCCTGGACTCCTCCTTCAAGTTCCGCATCTCGCCGATCTCGAAGTGA
- a CDS encoding LysR substrate-binding domain-containing protein has protein sequence MPGALPNLQALSLFLAVVDEGGLGAGARRLGMHQPNASRMIAQLEAQAGTALLERGPRGSRATSAGLLYAAHARELLDAAEEFTGWLRHTRDEEAKVLRVGVSMTIAEHLMPAWLTELRRTSPRVRVDLEVLNSTGVLAGIHDGRLQLGFVETPHVPRGVHALRLREDELVVVVSPGHPWASRPDPLTIAELAATALVVREGGSGTRDAFEELVPAAAATAPVQELGSNAAVRVAVTSGAGPAVLSMLAVRDALAAGQLHRVPVADVRLRRLLTAVWQGPRRLSGPAAELAAVASAPAG, from the coding sequence ATGCCTGGTGCGCTCCCGAACCTGCAGGCCCTGTCGCTCTTCCTCGCCGTGGTCGACGAGGGCGGGCTCGGCGCGGGCGCTCGTCGGCTCGGAATGCACCAGCCCAACGCGAGCCGGATGATCGCCCAGCTCGAGGCGCAGGCCGGGACCGCCCTGCTCGAGCGCGGCCCCCGCGGCTCCCGCGCCACCTCGGCCGGCCTGCTCTACGCCGCCCACGCCCGCGAGTTGCTCGACGCCGCGGAGGAGTTCACCGGCTGGCTGCGCCACACCCGTGACGAGGAGGCCAAGGTGCTCCGCGTGGGGGTGAGCATGACGATCGCCGAGCACCTCATGCCGGCATGGCTCACCGAGCTGCGCCGCACCAGCCCTCGGGTGCGGGTGGACCTCGAGGTGCTCAACTCCACCGGTGTCCTGGCCGGGATCCACGACGGCCGCCTGCAGCTCGGCTTCGTCGAGACCCCGCATGTGCCCCGCGGGGTCCACGCGCTGCGGCTGCGCGAGGACGAGCTGGTGGTGGTCGTGTCCCCGGGCCACCCGTGGGCGAGCCGCCCGGACCCGCTCACGATCGCCGAGCTCGCCGCCACCGCCCTGGTGGTGCGCGAGGGCGGCTCGGGCACCCGCGACGCCTTCGAGGAGCTGGTCCCGGCGGCCGCGGCGACGGCCCCTGTCCAGGAGCTCGGCAGCAATGCCGCGGTGCGGGTCGCGGTGACCTCGGGAGCGGGTCCCGCCGTGCTCTCCATGCTCGCCGTCCGCGACGCGCTCGCCGCAGGACAGCTCCACCGTGTGCCGGTGGCCGATGTGCGGCTTCGTCGACTGCTGACCGCGGTCTGGCAGGGCCCGCGACGGCTGAGCGGACCGGCCGCGGAGCTCGCCGCCGTCGCGTCCGCGCCCGCCGGATGA
- a CDS encoding ABC transporter permease, which yields MTLSNPEPVGEGDPGATALAAEAGAVLERRSTPWYLRLPIISHLRSSVGLQRGMLITGVVLVAILLLTALFAPLLAPYGFAETSADGTRFGTQQPPSGAHLLGTTVTGFDVLSRVIWGTRTAVAVMACAVAASLFVGVALGLLSGYVGGWLDRVLVMVADAVYAFPSLLLAIVMSIVISGGQSNAWAGIAAAAVSITVVFIPQYFRVIRAEVVRLKAEPFVEAAKVVGTGHRRIMGTHLLRNATRTLPLIFTLNASESILTLAALGFLGFGIEPTSASEWGYDLNRAMADATSGIWWTGLFPGLAIALAVLGVTLVGESINDLNDPRLRTRRSRRRKRSTTTEEAAA from the coding sequence ATGACTCTCTCGAACCCCGAACCCGTCGGCGAGGGCGACCCCGGCGCGACCGCCCTGGCCGCCGAGGCCGGCGCCGTCCTGGAGCGGCGCAGCACCCCCTGGTACCTGCGCCTGCCGATCATCAGCCATCTGCGCAGCAGCGTCGGCCTGCAGCGGGGGATGCTCATCACCGGCGTCGTGCTGGTGGCGATCCTGCTGCTCACCGCCCTGTTCGCCCCGCTGCTCGCGCCGTACGGCTTCGCCGAGACCTCCGCGGACGGCACCCGCTTCGGCACCCAGCAGCCCCCGTCGGGCGCGCACCTGCTCGGCACCACCGTCACCGGCTTCGACGTGCTCTCGCGCGTGATCTGGGGGACCCGCACCGCGGTCGCGGTGATGGCCTGCGCCGTCGCCGCGTCCCTGTTCGTCGGCGTGGCCCTCGGGCTGCTCTCGGGCTACGTGGGCGGATGGCTGGACCGGGTGCTGGTGATGGTGGCCGACGCCGTCTACGCCTTCCCGTCCCTGCTGCTGGCGATCGTGATGTCCATCGTGATCTCCGGCGGGCAGTCCAACGCCTGGGCCGGGATCGCGGCCGCCGCGGTGTCGATCACCGTGGTGTTCATCCCGCAGTACTTCCGGGTCATCCGTGCCGAGGTGGTGCGTCTGAAGGCCGAGCCCTTCGTCGAGGCCGCCAAGGTGGTGGGCACCGGCCATCGCCGCATCATGGGCACCCATCTGCTGCGCAACGCCACCCGCACCCTGCCGCTGATCTTCACGCTCAACGCCTCCGAGTCGATCCTGACCCTGGCGGCGCTGGGGTTCCTGGGCTTCGGCATCGAGCCGACCAGCGCCTCGGAGTGGGGCTACGACCTGAACCGGGCGATGGCCGATGCGACCAGCGGGATCTGGTGGACCGGGCTGTTCCCGGGCCTCGCGATCGCCCTGGCCGTGCTCGGCGTGACCCTGGTCGGCGAGTCCATCAACGATCTCAACGACCCGCGCCTGCGCACCCGACGCTCCCGTCGGCGCAAGCGCTCCACCACGACCGAGGAGGCGGCGGCATGA
- a CDS encoding cupin domain-containing protein has protein sequence MPVLTNTAQQGEDPRRGAVWSITEPERELDSNLIRLPPGDGIPSHLGAEVDTLVHVVRGSGTLLGEDGEEPLRPGDVALLPRRTVRGFRAGPDGLEYLTVHRRRQSLQIGRRPEDA, from the coding sequence ATGCCCGTCCTGACCAACACCGCCCAGCAGGGTGAGGACCCCCGCCGCGGGGCCGTCTGGTCGATCACCGAGCCCGAGCGCGAGCTCGACTCCAACCTCATCCGCCTGCCCCCGGGGGACGGCATCCCGAGCCACCTCGGCGCGGAGGTGGACACCCTGGTGCACGTGGTCCGCGGCAGCGGGACGCTGCTGGGGGAGGACGGCGAGGAACCGCTGCGCCCCGGCGACGTGGCCCTCCTGCCGCGGCGCACGGTGCGCGGATTCCGTGCGGGGCCCGACGGGCTGGAGTACCTCACCGTCCACCGCCGTCGGCAGTCGCTGCAGATCGGGCGCCGTCCCGAGGACGCCTGA